In Blastopirellula sp. J2-11, a single genomic region encodes these proteins:
- a CDS encoding c-type cytochrome — MSGLATISLLVVSAVIGAKSLDLQRADLRQPQRLALSHAGNRLLTANQKSGSVSLIDLTTHQTIGEFRVGQSVSSLTILPGDHFLLTDPVAHEVIEIALADDQISVVEQVPVPAYPQRIAATADGDVIYVSSLWPKQMTRLEKQAGQWRETKRLTLPFAPRELLLLPRRNVLIVADAFAGNLAALSTDDFEVQAINQFPAHNIQRMQAADDGESVALAHQMLSELAFTNENDIHWGMVMSNDIRWLAVDALVKQDADLYEGNRMHSIGEPGRGSGDPTSIAIAMTDDYAVSMGATNQIAIGKDHAYGIWRVKVGQRPTDVIFSADQKLVYVADSLDDTISIVDVKRRERVGMISLGPLRERTSVEKGEALFYRGLSMEGWMSCHSCHTDGHANGLANDNLSDDSYGAPKRVLSLLSQSDTAPYGWLGKSDTLQVQIHKSITQTMQGEDIREEEANHLASFLETLTLPPPIDTLQQTRDDAQVAAGKALFTELSCVECHAPPTYTTPDVYDVGLHDKKGNEAFNPPSLRGVGHRGPYFHDRRCETLEEVIAVQKHQQPRDLSDNERAALIAFLRSL, encoded by the coding sequence ATGTCCGGCCTTGCCACGATTTCTCTGTTGGTCGTCTCCGCTGTTATCGGCGCAAAATCGCTCGATCTTCAGCGAGCTGACCTACGTCAGCCGCAACGCCTGGCCTTGTCGCACGCTGGAAATCGCCTGCTAACCGCTAATCAGAAGAGCGGCAGCGTCTCGCTGATTGACCTGACAACGCACCAAACCATCGGTGAATTCCGGGTCGGACAAAGCGTTTCGTCCCTCACCATCCTCCCCGGAGATCACTTTCTGCTGACCGATCCGGTCGCCCACGAAGTCATTGAGATCGCACTGGCCGACGACCAGATCTCGGTCGTTGAGCAAGTCCCGGTTCCCGCCTATCCGCAGCGCATCGCCGCGACCGCCGATGGCGACGTGATCTATGTCAGTTCGCTCTGGCCAAAGCAAATGACCCGGCTGGAGAAACAAGCGGGGCAATGGCGCGAGACGAAGCGACTCACGCTCCCGTTCGCTCCGCGTGAACTTTTGTTGTTGCCACGGCGAAATGTCTTGATTGTCGCCGACGCATTTGCCGGCAACCTGGCGGCGCTGTCGACCGATGATTTCGAAGTGCAGGCGATCAATCAATTTCCGGCCCATAACATTCAGCGCATGCAGGCCGCCGATGATGGGGAGAGCGTTGCACTGGCGCATCAGATGCTCAGCGAACTGGCTTTTACCAACGAGAATGACATTCACTGGGGAATGGTGATGTCCAACGACATTCGTTGGCTCGCGGTCGACGCGCTGGTAAAGCAAGACGCCGATCTCTACGAAGGGAATCGGATGCACTCGATCGGTGAGCCGGGGCGCGGCAGCGGAGATCCGACCAGCATCGCGATCGCGATGACTGACGACTACGCCGTATCGATGGGCGCCACCAATCAAATCGCGATCGGCAAAGACCACGCCTACGGCATCTGGCGCGTGAAGGTGGGCCAGCGTCCGACCGATGTCATCTTCTCGGCCGATCAAAAACTGGTTTATGTCGCCGACTCGCTGGACGATACGATCTCGATCGTCGACGTCAAACGGCGCGAGCGGGTTGGGATGATCTCGCTCGGCCCCCTGCGTGAACGGACGTCGGTGGAAAAAGGAGAAGCGCTCTTCTATCGCGGGCTCTCGATGGAAGGTTGGATGTCGTGTCATAGCTGCCATACCGACGGGCACGCCAACGGTCTGGCCAACGACAATCTCAGCGACGATTCGTATGGAGCGCCCAAGCGCGTTCTCTCGCTGCTCAGCCAAAGTGATACGGCGCCCTACGGTTGGCTCGGCAAGAGCGACACGCTGCAGGTTCAAATTCACAAGTCGATCACGCAAACGATGCAGGGAGAAGATATCCGCGAAGAAGAAGCGAATCATCTGGCCTCGTTTCTCGAAACGCTGACGCTCCCTCCGCCGATTGACACGTTGCAACAAACGCGCGACGACGCCCAAGTCGCCGCTGGCAAGGCGCTCTTCACCGAACTGAGCTGCGTAGAGTGCCATGCTCCGCCCACTTACACGACGCCTGACGTTTATGACGTCGGCCTGCATGACAAGAAGGGGAACGAGGCGTTCAATCCCCCTTCTCTCCGCGGAGTCGGCCATCGCGGTCCCTACTTCCATGATCGCCGCTGCGAAACATTGGAAGAGGTGATCGCCGTGCAAAAACATCAACAACCGCGTGATCTAAGCGACAACGAGCGAGCTGCGCTTATCGCGTTTCTGCGCAGCTTGTAA